A part of Chanos chanos chromosome 9, fChaCha1.1, whole genome shotgun sequence genomic DNA contains:
- the LOC115820382 gene encoding 5'-nucleotidase domain-containing protein 2-like, with protein sequence MAFQRVGVLSRALWQSGSRTPPLQRKVENFSSKYVVPRASCSCEVQREDGHCKSCLPPVEPPKTRSAPKLQVGGKKRTEESSTVPGRSYSSTALKVNHKTYLWARYNEMKRLVHDLIPPGVCNLLNSSTIYANNEVSLDEVDIYGFDYDYTLALYSNALDAKIYTTARDFLIQHFKYPEGISKYDYIPNFAIRGLHYDIQKGLLMKIDAFHYIQLGTVYRGLKAVPDEEVLQLYDGTHHVPLHQVSGFYGKGPSVKQFMDVFSLAEMTLLAVANDFFTSNDIEYDPVHLYRDVSEAIGMVHIKGYMYKWIMQDLEKYILSGEETYAVLHRLVSHGKKLFLITNSPFSFVDKGMRYMVGKDWRDFFDVVIVQADKPHFFNDCVKPFRRLDNNGDLQWDKITSLDKGQVYKQGNLYDFLRLTGWRGSKVLYFGDHLYSDLADLMLRHGWRTGAIVPELELETKVVNTEQYAQSLTWMQALTGLLERMQMHRDAASREVLQDWMKEREELRAKTKNLFNPHFGSIFRTCHNPTYFSRRLCRFSDLYMASLSCLLNYDLSYTFYPRRTPLQHEAPLWMDQLCTGCMKTPFLEEMAHIR encoded by the exons ATGGCCTTTCAAAGGGTTGGAGTACTCAGTCGTGCGCTTTGGCAAAGTGGTAGCAGGACGCCGCCACTTCAAAGAAAAGTTGAAAACTTTTCCAGTAAATATGTGGTGCCCCGTGCTTCGTGCAGTTGTGAAGTGCAACGTGAAGATGGACATTGTAAGTCGTGTTTACCGCCAGTGGAGCCTCCTAAAACACGTTCCGCCCCGAAGCTCCAAGTTGGAGGCAAGAAACGCACAGAGGAGTCGTCAACAGTTCCAGGACGATCCTACTCATCCACCGCGCTTAAAGTGAACCATAAAACGTACCTGTGGGCACGTTACAATGAGATGAAGCGACTAGTACACG ATCTTATACCTCCGGGTGTCTGCAACCTGCTAAATTCCTCTACCATCTATGCCAACAATGAAGTGAGCCTCGATGAGGTGGACATATACGGCTTTGATTATGACTACACTCTAGCCTTGTATTCCAATGCCCTTGATGCGAAGATCTACACCACTGCACGGGACTTCCTCATCCAGCATTTTAAG tacCCAGAGGGCATCAGTAAGTACGACTACATCCCCAACTTTGCAATCCGTGGTCTTCACTATGATATTCAGAAG GGACTTCTGATGAAGATAGATGCTTTCCACTACATTCAGCTGGGAACAGTGTACAG GGGTTTGAAAGCTGTTCCTGATGAAGAGGTCTTACAGCTCTACGACGGAACACATCATGTCCCTCTGCACCAAGTCAGCGGCTTCTACGGAAAG GGACCCAGTGTGAAGCAGTTCATGGACGTCTTCTCTCTTGCCGAAATGACCCTCTTGGCAGTCGCCAATGATTTCTTCACCTCGAACGATATCGAGTATGATCCCGTGCACCTCTACAGGGATGTTTCT GAAGCAATTGGAATGGTTCACATCAAAGGCTACATGTACAAATGGATTATGCAAGACCTAG aGAAGTACATCCTCAGTGGGGAGGAGACATATGCCGTTCTTCACCGGCTAGTCAGCCACGGCAAGAAACTTTTCCTCATTACCAACAGTCCCTTcagctttgt GGATAAAGGAATGAGGTACATGGTGGGAAAAGACTGGAGAGACTTctttgatgttgttattgttcaaGCAGATAAGCCTCATTTCTTCAATGACTGTGTCAA ACCGTTCAGACGCTTGGATAACAATGGTGATCTTCAGTGGGACAAGATTACTAGTTTGGACAAAGGGCAAGTCTACAAACAA GGGAACCTCTACGACTTTCTCAGACTCACAGGCTGGAGGGGATCAAAGGTGCTTTACTTTGGAGATCATCTCTACAGCGACCTGGCG GACCTGATGCTGCGACACGGATGGCGCACTGGAGCCATCGTGCCTGAACTGGAACTGGAGACCAAAGTGGTGAATACAGAGCAGTACGCACAGAGCCTGACCTGGATGCAGGCCCTCACTGGACTACTGGAGCGCATGCAG ATGCACAGAGATGCGGCGTCCAGAGAGGTACTGCAGGACtggatgaaagagagggaggaactCCG AGCCAAGACTAAGAACCTCTTCAACCCTCACTTCGGCAGTATTTTCCGCACTTGTCACAATCCCACGTATTTCTCTCGCCGCCTGTGTCGCTTCTCGGACCTCTACATGGCGTCTCTCAGCTGCCTGCTGAACTATGACCTCTCCTACACCTTCTACCCACGTCGCACGCCCCTGCAGCATGAGGCTCCGCTGTGGATGGACCAGCTGTGCACGGGGTGCATGAAGACCCCGTTCCTGGAGGAAATGGCTCACATTCGTTAA
- the LOC115821355 gene encoding protein FAM107B: MQQELWLRAKSQVLSSLKPVCAMRAAASQSLPVRSSEHDPQTAASNSHVLTQPHSPNSVRPSHVRTRASNKTLAFNNGTAYLHGHNREHVIKHDVSNSTLPEKAHNPIKASRSHQELHKELLLAHKKGLVMCCKPELQVVLERRKREQTEREEGEQNRSPLEQVFLKRQQKNQEKEKEHEEKVREEAQLLEFVRVRQNLKKVHSALHKNANS; the protein is encoded by the exons ATGCAGCAGGAGCTGTGGCTGAGGGCCAAATCTCAGGTGCTCTCTTCCCTGAAACCTGTGTGTGCCATGCGGGCCGCtgcctctcagtctctccccgTACGGTCCTCCGAGCATGACCCGCAGACTGCAGCGTCGAACAGTCATGTCCTTACACAACCTCACTCCCCCAACTCAGTACGTCCATCGCACGTCAGGACAAGAGCATCCAACAAGACGCTTGCCTTTAATAACGGAACTGCTTACCTCCATGGTCACAACAGAG AACATGTCATTAAACATGATGTCAGCAACAGCACCTTACCAGAGAAAGCACACAATCCCATAAAGGCATCTCGAAGCCACCAGGAACTTCATAAAGAACTTCTTTTGGCTCATAAAAA GGGACTGGTGATGTGCTGTAAGCCAGAACTGCAGGTGGTTCTGGAGAGGCGTAAGAGAGAGcaaacggagagagaggaaggagagcaGAACAGGAGTCCCCTGGAGCAGGTTTTCCTCAAACGCCAGCAGAAGAACCAGGAG AAGGAAAAGGAGCACGAGGAGAAAGTTCGCGAGGAGGCTCAGCTCCTGGAATTTGTGCGTGTCAGACAGAACCTGAAGAAAGTCCACTCGGCTCTGCACAAGAATGCAAACTCATGA
- the renbp gene encoding N-acylglucosamine 2-epimerase, with protein sequence MTAAKLEQYRERIRTELDRVVEFWLKYSHDKQYGGFFTCIAEDGKIYDELKYVWLQGRQVWMYCRLYRTMERFRRPEILDAAKLGGAFLQKFARAPTPGGTEKCAFCLTRDGRAVKVQRTIFSECFYVMAMDELARVTGDKDMQADAVKMMDQLVHWVRVDPSGLGRPQLPGDSPVNSMAVPMMLLCLVDQLIEGRSEMMEKYSEVGDWCVKQILQHVQRDGAAILENVTPDGKELPGCQGRQQNPGHALEAGWFLLQYAKQKGDAQLQKEAIEKFIEVPFHAGWDKEHGGLFYFLDADGYCPTQLEWSMKLWWPHCEALIAYLMAYSQTNEPLLLSRFSQVYDYTFSHFPDPEHGEWFGYLSQQGNVVLDFKGGPFKGFFHVPRCLYICEKLLDGLLEKQDS encoded by the exons ATGACGGCAGCGAAGTTGGAGCAGTATCGAGAGAGAATTCGGACTGAGCTGGACAGAGTTGTGGAATTCTGGCTGAAATATTCTCATGACAAACAATATGG CGGTTTCTTCACTTGCATTGCTGAAGATGGAAAGATCTATGATGAACTCAAATATGTATGGTTGCAAGGGAGGCAG GTGTGGATGTACTGTCGTCTGTACCGAACAATGGAGAGGTTTCGCAGGCCTGAGATTCTTGATGCTGCTAAATTAG GCGGAGCTTTCTTACAGAAGTTTGCCCGTGCTCCGACCCCGGGCGGCACAGAGAAATGCGCTTTCTGTTTGACGAGGGACGGCCGGGCGGTGAAGGTCCAGAGAACCATCTTCAGTGAGTGTTTCTACGTCATGGCCATGGACGAACTGGCCAGAGTCACAGgagacaaagacatgcag GCAGATGCTGTGAAGATGATGGATCAGCTGGTGCACTGGGTCAGAGTCGACCCGTCGGGTCTGGGTCGACCGCAGCTGCCTGGCGACTCTCCAGTCAACAGCATGGCTGTACCCATGATGCTCCTGTGCTTGGTGGACCAGCTGATAGAAGGCAGATCAGAAATGATGGAGAAGTACAGTGAAGTGGGTGACTGGTGCGTAAAGCAGATTCTCCAGCATGTTCAG AGAGATGGAGCTGCTATTCTGGAAAATGTCACGCCGGATGGAAAAGAACTACCCGGTTGTCAGGGACGACAGCAAAACCCAG GCCATGCCTTGGAGGCTGGTTGGTTTCTGCTTCAGTATGCTAAACAGAAAGGAGATGCACAGCTGCAGAAAGAAGCCATTGAAAAATTCATCGAAGTGCCATTCCATGCAGGCTGGGACAAGGAGCACGGAGGACTTTTCTACTTTCTGGATGCGGATGGTTATTGTCCCACCCAG CTGGAGTGGAGCATGAAGCTGTGGTGGCCACACTGCGAGGCTCTCATAGCCTACCTGATGGCCTACAGTCAGACCAATGAGCCGCTTCTGCTGAGCAGGTTCAGCCAGGTGTACGACTACACCTTCAGTCAT TTCCCTGATCCAGAACATGGCGAGTGGTTTGGTTATCTGAGCCAACAGGGAAATGTGGTGCTGGATTTCAAAGGAGGACCCTTCAAAG GCTTTTTCCATGTTCCACGCTGCCTGTACATTTGTGAGAAGCTGCTGGACGGCCTTCTTGAAAAACAGGATTCCTGA
- the kdm5c gene encoding lysine-specific demethylase 5C, protein MEPEEFVPPPECPVFEPTWEEFADPLGYIAKIRPIAEKSGICKIRPPPDWQPPFAVEVDNFRFTPRIQRLNELEAETRVKLNYLDRIAKFWEIQGSSLKIPNIERRMLDLFSLSKIVTEEGGFETVSKERRWARVAQKLGYPPGKNIGSLLRSHYERIVYPFEMFQSGASLPPCKPRPYESEEVDREYKPHSIPLRQSVQPSKMSSYGRRANRLQPEPEPTEEDIEKNPELKKLQIYGAGPKMMGLGLVPRDKARKKDELPQTVIVRDGTSVKDEPSESRVTENNSDIPTPPPNLIVKEEVKKEEGQDRGRGEDADDPDRDEPCTKMTMRLRRNLNNPQFVDSFVCRMCGRGDEDEKLLLCDGCDDNYHTFCLIPPLTDPPKGNWRCPKCVAEECKKPAEAFGFEQATREYTLQSFGEMADSFKADYFNMPVHMVPTELVEKEFWRLVSSIEEDVTVEYGADIHSKEFGSGFPVNNGKRHLSKEEEEYARSGWNLNVMPVLEQSVLCHINADISGMKVPWLYVGMVFSAFCWHIEDHWSYSINYLHWGEPKTWYGVPSSAAEHLEEVMKKLTPELFEFQPDLLHQLVTIMNPNILMAHGVPVVRTNQCAGEFVITFPRAYHSGFNQGYNFAEAVNFCTADWLPTGRSCIEHYRRLRRYCVFSHEELTCKMAACPEKLDLNLAAATHREMFIIVQEERKLRKGLLERGITEAEREAFELLPDDERQCDKCKTTCFLSALACSNCTERLVCLYHTQDLCSCPTEKLYLRYRYTLDELLAMLHRLKVRAESFDSWASRVKEALEQEEGSKIGIKDLVALKEEAAERKFPDNELLQRLNTVLKDIQQCQTTSAELLSRTQSRLSVLRRMTLEELRTLVEKMQNLPCIMDQLEEVQTVLQKVEEFQNRAQALVSGSGEEWKQDTPPTAEEVQALLGEGAELPAEAPACELLRGLQEQGRWLGEVRRTLGPQGGEVTLGVLRNLMEAGCNVPQSVSVETAMAELQELLTIAERWEEKAQICLEHRQKHPLSTLEAIVNEAQLIPVQLPNILSLQGCLSQARAWVTDLEEIQNGEHYPCLDDLEGLVAIGRDLPVLMEELRQLELQVASAHSWRDKASKTFLKKSSQHSLLEVLCPCVEKRKKREEESLSADGDSDDVNVLGLTAQDLRDPGAIVMAFKEGERQEKEALLRLRQVNLAKPGADSSRTSGRSACVCGEPPRPLLHRCHLCRDWFHGGCVPFPSLLSSEAPLANPLCWWDWDTRFLCPRCQRSRRPRLETILALLVALQKLPVRLPEGEALQCLTERAINWQGRAKQALDTPELRAAIQRLQELREEVQHKKEKEKEEENVKEKKGNRDGVIVVSDSEEADGGEDGVIDLTEDSPKKASKSPERKSGCENGIDKPSTPKVTGVESLLPLVPFLKGPVIELSQSTRAELEDLQLEGDLLEVSLDQTQTIYRVLQAASQPPRQALHTLILIELQEQRSSSRSGRTKDAKRKRKSQKAEGGSKSQEASESKKTRPLNNTPVQIHPKVL, encoded by the exons ATGGAGCCGGAGGAGTTTGTGCCACCACCTGAGTGTCCAGTGTTTGAACCAACATGGGAGGAGTTTGCAGATCCTCTGGGATATATCGCCAAGATCCGTCCAATCGCAGAGAAGTCCGGAATATGCAAGATTCGGCCTCCTCCT gATTGGCAGCCACCTTTTGCTGTGGAGGTGGACAATTTTCGCTTTACGCCACGTATTCAGAGACTTAATGAACTGGAG GCCGAAACGCGAGTGAAGCTGAATTATCTGGACAGGATTGCCAAGTTCTGGGAGATCCAGGGCTCCTCCCTCAAAATTCCAAATATAGAGAGGCGTATGCTTGACCTCTTCAGTTTATCTAAG ATTGTCACAGAAGAAGGTGGATTTGAGACAGTCAGTAAGGAACGGCGATGGGCGCGAGTGGCACAGAAATTGGGCTACCCCCCAGGGAAGAACATCGGCTCCCTCCTGAGATCTCACTACGAGAGAATCGTTTACCCCTTCGAGATGTTTCAGTCTGGTGCCAGCTTACCG CCATGCAAACCAAGGCCATACGAGAGCGAGGAGGTGGACAGGGAGTACAAGCCCCACTCCATCCCTCTCCGTCAGTCCGTTCAGCCGTCAAAGATGAGCAGTTACGGACGGCGAGCCAATCGGCTTCAACCTGAG CCTGAGCCCACAGAGGAGGATATTGAGAAGAATCCAGAGCTGAAAAAGCTTCAGATTTACGGAGCAGGACCCAAGATGATGGGTCTTGGGCTGGTACCCAGAGACAAAGCCAGGAAGAAAG ACGAGCTTCCACAAACGGTGATTGTTCGAGACGGCACCTCAGTCAAGGACGAGCCCAGCGAGTCACGAGTAACAGAAAACAACTCTGACATCCCCACGCCTCCCCCTAACCTCATAGtaaaggaggaggtgaagaaggaGGAGGGTCAGGACAGAGGTCGCGGGGAAGACGCGGATGACCCGGACAGAGACGAGCCTTGCACAAAAATGACCATGAGGTTGAGACGCAACCTCAACAATCCTCagttt GTGGACTCGTTTGTTTGCCGGATGTGTGGGCGCGGCGACGAGGACGAGAAGCTGCTGCTGTGTGACGGATGCGATGACAACTACCACACCTTTTGTCTCATCCCCCCCCTCACCGACCCACCCAAAGGCAACTGGCGATGCCCCAAATGTGTGGCGGAG GAGTGTAAGAAGCCAGCAGAGGCATTTGGTTTTGAGCAAGCCACGCGGGAGTACACACTGCAGAGTTTTGGCGAAATGGCGGACTCTTTTAAAGCCGACTACTTCAACATGCCCGTTCAC ATGGTGCCCACAGAGCTGGTGGAGAAAGAGTTCTGGCGTCTTGTAAGCAGTATTGAGGAGGATGTTACAGTTGAATACGGAGCTGATATCCATTCCAAGGAGTTTGGCAGCGGCTTCCCCGTCAATAACGGGAAGAGGCACCTGTCAAAAGAGGAGGAG GAGTACGCTCGCAGCGGCTGGAACCTGAACGTGATGCCCGTGTTAGAGCAGTCAGTATTATGCCACATCAACGCGGACATCTCTGGCATGAAAGTGCCCTGGCTCTACGTGGGCATGGTCTTCTCCGCTTTCTGCTGGCACATTGAGGACCATTGGAGCTACTCCATCAACTACCTCCACTG GGGTGAGCCGAAGACGTGGTACGGGGTGCCGTCGTCAGCGGCCGAGCATCTGGAGGAGGTGATGAAAAAACTCACTCCTGAACTGTTTGAGTTCCAGCCAGACCTGCTTCACCAGCTCGTCACCATAATGAATCCCAACATCCTCATGGCTCACGGAGTCCCG GTGGTACGAACCAATCAGTGCGCTGGAGAGTTTGTCATCACTTTCCCACGGGCCTATCACAGCGGCTTCAATCAGGGATACAACTTTGCTGAAGCCGTCAACTTCTGCACTGCGGACTGG TTACCCACGGGTCGTTCCTGCATAGAGCATTACCGCCGGCTCCGTCGATACTGCGTCTTCTCGCACGAGGAGCTCACCTGTAAGATGGCCGCCTGCCCAGAGAAGCTGGACCTCAACCTGGCGGCCGCGACCCACCGCGAGATGTTCATCATCGTTCAGGAGGAGAGGAAGCTACGCAAGGGACTGctagagaga gGTATCACGGAGGCCGAGAGGGAGGCCTTCGAGCTGCTCCCCGACGACGAGAGACAGTGCGATAAATGCAAGACCACGTGTTTCCTGTCCGCCCTGGCCTGCTCCAACTGCACAGAACGACTCGTGTGTCTCTACCACACCCAGGACCTGTGTAGCTGCCCCACAGAGAAACTCTACCTCAG GTACCGGTATACTCTCGACGAACTGTTAGCAATGCTTCATCGACTCAAGGTGCGGGCGGAGTCCTTTGACTCGTGGGCCAGTAGAGTGAAGGAGGCTTTGGAGCAAGAGGAAGGCAGCAAAATAG GTATTAAGGATTTGGTGGCGTTGAAGGAGGAGGCTGCAGAGAGGAAGTTTCCGGATAACGAGCTGCTCCAGCGCCTCAACACTGTACTCAAAGACATTCAGCAGTGTCAGACAACCAGCGCAGAGCTCCTCAGCAGAACACAgagcag ATTGTCTGTTCTCAGGAGAATGACACTCGAGGAACTCAGGACTCTTGTGGAGAAAATGCAGAACCTGCCCTGTATTATGGACCAGCTAGAAGAAGTGCAA ACGGTGTTACAAAAAGTGGAGGAGTTCCAGAATCGTGCTCAGGCACTGGTGAGTGGAAGCGGAGAGGAGTGGAAGCAGGACACGCCTCCCACGGCAGAGGAGGTGCAGGCCCTGCTGGGGGAGGGCGCGGAGCTGCCCGCGGAGGCCCCGGCGTGTGAGCTGCTGCGGGGGTTGCAGGAGCAAGGGCGCTGGCTGGGCGAGGTGAGGCGGACGCTGGGTCCGCAGGGCGGGGAGGTCACGCTCGGAGTGCTCAGGAACCTGATGGAGGCCGGATGCAACGTGCCCCAGAGCGTCTCCGTGGAAACGGCCATGGCCGAACTCCAGGAGCTGCTCACCATTGCCGAGCGCTGGGAAGAGAAAGCCCAGATCTGTCTGGAGCACAG GCAAAAGcatcctctctccacactggaggCCATAGTTAATGAAGCTCAGCTGATCCCAGTACAGCTGCCAAACATTCTGTCCCTTCAGGGCTGCCTGAGCCAAGCACGGGCCTGGGTCACCGACCTGGAGGAAATACAG AATGGAGAACACTACCCCTGTCTGGATGACCTGGAGGGTCTGGTGGCCATCGGCAGGGACCTGCCCGTGCTCATGGAGGAGCTGAGGCAGCTGGAGCTGCAGGTGGCCAGCGCTCACTCCTGGAGGGACAAAGCCAGCAAGACCTTTCTGAAGAAGAGCAGTCAGCACAGTCTACTGGAG gttttgtgCCCCtgtgtggagaagaggaagaagagagaggaggagtcgCTCAGCGCGGACGGAGACTCTGACGACGTTAACGTGCTGGGCCTCACCGCACAGGACCTCAGAGACCCCGGAGCCATT GTCATGGCCTTTAAGGAGGGTGAGCGGCAGGAGAAAGAAGCATTACTCAGGTTGCGACAGGTCAACTTGGCCAAGCCCG GCGCGGACTCCTCACGGACCTCTGGCCGGTCGGCGTGCGTGTGCGGCGAGCCGCCCCGCCCCTTGCTGCACCGCTGCCACCTTTGCAGGGACTGGTTTCACGGGGGCTGCGTGCCCTTCCCCTCACTGCTGTCTTCTGAAGCCCCGTTAGCCAACCCGCTGTGCTGGTGGGACTGGGACACGCGCTTTCTGTGCCCGCGGTGCCAGCGCTCGCGGCGGCCGCGCCTGGAGACCATACTGGCCCTGCTGGTAGCGCTCCAGAAACTCCCGGTGCGGCTCCCCGAGGGCGAGGCCTTGCAGTGCCTCACGGAGCGGGCCATTAACTGGCAAGGCCGCGCCAAGCAGGCGCTGGACACGCCCGAGCTACGGGCAGCAATACAGAGACTGCAGGAACTGAGAGAGGAGGTGCAGCataagaaggagaaggagaaagaggaggagaacgtgaaggagaagaaagggAACCGAGACGGAGTGATAGTGGTGTCCGACTCGGAGGAAGCCGACGGAGGAGAGGATGGCGTGATTGACTTGACGGAGGACTCTCCGAAAAAGGCCAGTAAAAGCCCAGAGAGAAAG TCTGGCTGTGAGAACGGCATCGACAAGCCAAGTACTCCAAAAGTTACag GTGTGGAGTCCTTGCTGCCCTTGGTGCCGTTTCTCAAGGGCCCGGTGATTGAGCTGTCTCAAAGCACCAGGGCTGAGCTGGAGGATCTCCAGCTGGAGGGAGACCTGCTGGAGGTCAGCCTGGACCAGACGCAGACCATCTACAGAGTCCTTCAGGCTGCCTCCCAACCACCCAGACAAGctctgcacacactcatactg ATTGAGCTGCAGGAGCAGCGGAGTTCCAGCCGCAGCGGCAGGACGAAGGACGccaagaggaagaggaagagccaAAAGGCAGAGGGTGGCTCCAAGTCCCAGGAGGCCTCAGAGTCCAAAAAAACAAGGCCCCTTAATAACACCCCCGTTCAGATTCACCCGAAG GTGCTGTGA